TGTTGCTGACCCAGCCTGCTTAACTTTGCTAACGCCTCAACCCCCAGTCAAGCTCCACTGTGGACCTAAACTTTCAACAGATTTGAACAGAAGAGTACTTGGCAATCAGCAACTTTTAAGATGATGAATCCTTTATTTGACCAACAATAGTTCAGAAAATTCTCCAGGACCTTTTAGCGGAGATACTAGGAATGGTGACGAGGAGATCGTGAGGAGCTCAACACTCTGGATATCTCTTCGTATTGTGTTAATCCGGCAGAGGTTTATCTGCAAAGCTTGTATGACCTTGCTACCTGAGGTCCATCATATCTGGTAAGGGTCCATCCCTATATTCACCTGTGTGGCACCTGAGGAAACACCtattgtggtggtggtggacagCATTTTATTCTTCACATCCTTCACTCTATCCTTGATCACTCAGTGAGATCGGACTATTTCCCTCTTGCATACAGAGGAATCTGTTCTCTTACCTATGGTcactaattttttatatatacaaaaaaaatgttttggacaCTTAATGTTTTTTTCATATATGGATATTTTATATTATTCTTGAGACACCACAGAGTTTTTTGGTGTCTCTTTGTACTTATGAAATTTGTTTGTTATTAATATGAACAGTACACGTTGTCATTAGTAGCACTTGGTATTTCACCTTGATTGGTATCTACTAACATCTTTGTCTATGCATTTAGTCAAAATTATTATTTAGCGCAACTATAATATTTTTTACCCACTTTGTTacatgattatcacatgttttttGTGTTGCAGCTTTTCTTACTCAATTcactttatctaaaaaaaaaatttgttccatTAGCGCAGAATTTACCCCTTTCCATTCCTAGACCTGcagtatttaatattttttaggtTCACTTGCATGTCATCATTTGATTGTGACACTGAGATAAGGTTGTATCTGGGCACCCTGGAaaaatgtaaaggtgaacttgtgGTGAGAGCACGCTGTGTAAAAGATCCATTGAAAATGTCCCCTGGCGTGTGCTGCAGTCCATTttaaaggcccgggctggggtttaaAGCCGCAAGCCatctttgcttgccatctggtaagcctgcattccttATGGTGTCTTCACTCTTGGTGGTGGATTTCCTTAATTTTTGAATTGCAGAAGAAATCATTTCAATCGTGTTTtctttggacttcactgaacTTATGTTTTAACACAATTGTTATTgcttcatttgcattttttatcATCACTTGTTATAGTTTTTACAGTTCTTAATAGTTTATCTCAGcgcaactacatttttttcattgtctattttgtgtgtgtatatcccTTTTTAGTTGCTGCTTCTTATTGTTTTTCacttagcgcagtatttttttctatttttgaactTGTGGTGCCTGTGCTTAAACCCAAGGACAAATGTTTAACATATGGCAGCTTACGAGTACATAGTGTTGGctggatttgtttaaattttttaggCTAAGAACCTTTTCAGCAAGTACTGAAAATATCCATTGATCCTACCATTCATGATTGAAGTCCAGCCTGTCCATAGACACATTGAAACAGCAAAGCCACTCAGTAACAAGAAGTGGTATtcgcaggattaccaggtgaaaataaagagaagAAAGCTTGAACAAGGAAAACCAATGCAACCGCCTCATACacagactggtaagctgcaatatattatgtatttttgggggtttAGATGTGCTTTAATCTTTCTATTTAGCTTTAACTAGTCCCTGTCTTGCTGCTCTCTGAtttgcctttaaagtggttgtaaacccatgttacaccacttttacctacaggtaagcctataataaggcttacctgtacgtactggaaatgtctcctaaacctgcacggtttaggagatatttaccatatacgcttgcgccAACGTCATTGGCGCATGCCCACTGAAGAAAGGGCACAATTGTGCCGTTTATGAAGGGCCTGTGCCGTGACCAGTGACTCCCGCACGCATGCCCAGGAGTCCGCAGCCCCAGAAGAAGAGGGATGAAGATGTATGTGGCCACCAGCGGGGGAATCGGGGGctttgcaggtaagtgcaacataatgggctagtatgcaatgcaaaaCCCATCagtgtttacttccactttaaacagGTGGAGGCTTCCTCCAATTTCCAGCGAGAGAGAGTTAATGGTAGGTTATAGAAACATGAAGCATAAATAGCTGAAacctttctgaaaatgctagttgcctggctgtcattctaAACTGCACATTCTATGCAAGTGAAATCTGAATGACATTGGAACACCAATCTACTTGCCTATTCTAGCTCAGTGACTCAGAATCTATAAGGTCAGCATTAACCAAGTAATAATCATTCAGAAGGAGGATACTGTAGCAATGCCTCACAGGTTTTCTGAAGTTGTGGGCTGCAGCAGTTCCTGTGCTGAAAATAACACATTTCTTTGTAGCAGGGGATtggatacttaaagtggagttccacccatttttttatgtttgtctgtgctgcatgccctaatctcatagtgttcagaatggacattttttatttattttgttgcttgtaaatacctttattttgtagtccttcattacttcctcctccttattagcctaggcaattaagtcacaaggctatttgcaagggtttctgggataggcgtttcccagtagtccttgcaaacctgactgaaacctattacattgcttgtgtagcactgagcatgtgcgagatatgcaaggctgaaatccaggaagtcatacagtctggcttcatgatgcccacacttaagatggccactgtctatttctagattataaactatctaaatgctgtaacaacctaacaaaacggaccttagtttacagactgactttactagaatacattaagcttgtgtattacaggggtatttatatttaaaaagtgaaattgtgggtggaactcccctttaaatagcTTTTTTTGTGTGGCATTTTAATTACctgtttggttttgtttttattgtttgtggCTTATCGGGGAGatatcctttcacttcctgtttcagaaGCACAATGGGAAGTAAGTGGAGCACTTTCCAAAACGAGCAGAAATCCCCTCTTAgcttaccttctttttttttttggtctttttttatttgtttagcaaaaacccagtggtgattaaataccatcaagagaaagctctatttgtgggaacaaaatgatacaaattttgtttgggtatagtgttgcctgaccgcgcaattgtcatttaaaatgtgacagtgctgaaaattggcctgggcaggaagaggggaaagtgccctgtatcgaagtggttaaataccttggactgtcttctttccaaaaggggtcatttagggtgGTGTTTGTACTGGGCATCATGACATGAGattggctgtcagtacatcagaattaattgattttcagatatataccatagtttgtggtctctaaataatatacactgatttgggttattttcaccaaagtaatgtagcagtatacattttggccaaaattcatGAAAGATTTATTTACAAGATGTTGTAACAAACAAAGAAAAGCAcgtttttttccaataaaaaccAGGGCATTGATTAAATACTACCGAAAAAGAAAGCCCTGTTTGTGTGAAATAATTTATAcgaatttcatatgggtacagggttacatgaccacgcaattgtcattcaaaatgtgaaagtgctaaaaattggcatgggcaggaaggtAGTAAAAGtatccggtattgaagtggttaatttgattCTTCCCTATCGGGGACACAGAACACATAACATAAAATGGCCACATTCTATTCAAAACCAAAAGATAAAATTTTGGCTTTGCATTTAGGCTCTGTTCGCGTCTAGGCGTTGCTACTTtatgggcgtttttcaggcattttttggggtgtttttgcAGAGTTTTTGCAGGGTTTATGTCAAATGCGATTTCAAGgttaaaaggtcaccaatgtaaaatcaGTAATCTGACAAAAAAGAAGCTCCTGTACTTTTttgatgtgattcttgtcaagcctgccttgcctacacacgatcgtgaaaaaaaaaatgctcgagcaaagcacagTGACATACAAacccgtacgacggcactataaaggggaagttccattcggatggcaccacccttggggctgcttttgctgatctcgtgttagtaaaagtttggtgagagacgattcgcgcttttcagtcttcgtgcttttcagtctgttacagcgtaacaaatgtgctatctccattacgaacgctagttttaccagaacgaacgctcctgtctcataacacgtcgttaaagcctacacacgtccgtttttaacgatgtgaaaaatgacGCGaacaaatagagcatgttctaaatttttaatgcccatttttcacgtcgtgaaaaatgctctggagcccacacatgatcgtttttaatgacatttaaaaaaaaaaaaagttttcacgtcatgaaaaacggtcgtgtgtatgtggcatcagatgtgaacagggtccattgaaatgaattggatTTGTCTTGTTGCCATTTTTAGAGCTAAGGCTTACAGCAAAAACAcctggggacactcattgtttagtgttaggaccacagattacagggtgccttggcgcggctctgtggctcgcgcatgcgtttgcaaatgcgtgcggacaaaacccctgtttttaacgcatactgttagacaggttaattggttgttctgcgagctggtcggtaagtaggctcggtttttccctgggcattacCCAGATTTTGTTGTTACAGCAAAAACACCTAGGTCTGAACAGAGCCTCAAACATTTCAGATTATTGTGTTTGCCTTAAGCTCACCAATTGAAACATATGTCTTATGTGATATATCTCAAAATGTTACTTTGTCACGTGTGATATtcagaattgtatttttttcttttacaatttattCCTTTCAGGCTTGTATCATTTTTTTGTAAGTGCAGTTTTTGCAGACCTTTGACTTCCTGTGGTTACTTGTTCCACACACTGCTTTAATAGAGGTGGTTAGTCTTGAACTGACACAGAGGAGCGTGCACGGCTGCTTTAGGCTGAGATGTGCTGTTTGCTGCAACCGCATCTTTAGCAGATTTCATCAACTTTGCAGCACCAGGCACCACTTGAGGTTCTCCTGACTTGTCCTATGTTGGGATGGATGAGAATCTATTTGTGCAAGGAGCCAGCCACAATGTTTGCAGCCTTCAGGCTGATTTTCAGTATGGGTTTTTCACAGTTACATACAGCCTGGTGTTTATATTGGGCTTCCCAGGCAATATCTTTGCCTTGTACTTCCTGACTCGAAGTCATCAGAGGGCACGAAGCTCCAATATCTATTTTGTTAACCTGTCTGCAgtggactttgtttttatatgCCTACTGCCTTTTCGGATTTATTACCACAATGCTGGAAACAACTGGGTTTTGGGTGACATAGCTTGCCGAATTATGGGCACTCTTTTCTACGCCAACATCTACTTGAGCATTGGCTTCTTTACTTGTATATGCCTGGACAGGTATCTTGCGGTTGTTCACCCAGTGATATTCCTAAGACTCAAATCTCGTTGCTATCCGCTAGTACTGACCATTATCATTTGGATGGTCTGCAGTGCCATTGTACTGCCATTAATCTTGGAAGGTCCGCTGGACAATGTGCCAGAAAACAGCACACGGACTTCTTGTTTTGAAGGCTTCTCCCTAACATTTTGGCA
This sequence is a window from Rana temporaria chromosome 10, aRanTem1.1, whole genome shotgun sequence. Protein-coding genes within it:
- the LOC120916083 gene encoding lysophosphatidic acid receptor 6-like; the protein is MDENLFVQGASHNVCSLQADFQYGFFTVTYSLVFILGFPGNIFALYFLTRSHQRARSSNIYFVNLSAVDFVFICLLPFRIYYHNAGNNWVLGDIACRIMGTLFYANIYLSIGFFTCICLDRYLAVVHPVIFLRLKSRCYPLVLTIIIWMVCSAIVLPLILEGPLDNVPENSTRTSCFEGFSLTFWQYRLVSYNVCALIFGFLVPFTVIGVVFPAMARKVCQIKSSIHRKVAMRIIGFVFFISLLCFLPYHVTHLLHFLMRMDIIKTCASSQYIYKVRRITLALVSLNSCLNPILYLIPYLSRRVNLPTLPVARKVYVHNDVTAKHKTLPVVSSPTSFPNHKQSSVTILDAKVEWSVL